One Micromonospora eburnea genomic region harbors:
- a CDS encoding FAD:protein FMN transferase has protein sequence MRIEAQRRTHWSDVQPRTRWIDQPSVLSRPDLRLGARSHRLDRAGGSALDRISVRHTVRTSTAEYTLLLNAPDWLGRRGVGEALRDAVAELRAIDLTYGPNQPDSLVSKLRRGEISPESYPPLADLVDRCAAMRAATDGWFDAWAVPGGFDPGGLLGGWAVERAAARLRAAGVHDYAVLSGADLTVRGQAPHGGPWRVAVHHPTEARRAPLMLEMTAGAVGTSGVTGRRGHVVDPHTGESADQLLAATVVGPDLAVADAYATALYAAGPAGLAWFRSGSDYRVLFADRRR, from the coding sequence ATGCGGATCGAAGCGCAGCGGCGAACCCACTGGAGTGACGTGCAGCCGCGCACCCGGTGGATCGACCAGCCCTCCGTCCTGAGCCGACCCGATCTGCGCCTCGGCGCCCGCAGCCACCGCCTGGACCGGGCCGGCGGCAGCGCCCTCGACCGGATCAGCGTCCGGCACACCGTCCGCACCTCGACCGCCGAGTACACCCTGCTGCTCAACGCGCCCGACTGGCTGGGCCGGCGGGGCGTCGGGGAAGCGCTACGGGACGCCGTCGCCGAGCTGCGCGCCATCGACCTCACGTACGGGCCGAACCAGCCGGACAGCCTGGTGTCGAAGTTGCGCCGGGGCGAGATCAGCCCCGAGTCGTACCCTCCGCTGGCCGACCTGGTGGACCGCTGCGCCGCGATGCGGGCCGCGACCGACGGGTGGTTCGACGCCTGGGCGGTGCCGGGCGGCTTCGACCCGGGCGGGCTGCTCGGCGGCTGGGCGGTGGAGCGGGCCGCGGCCCGGCTGCGGGCGGCCGGCGTCCACGACTACGCCGTGCTCAGCGGCGCCGACCTGACCGTACGCGGCCAGGCGCCGCACGGCGGTCCGTGGCGAGTCGCCGTGCACCACCCGACGGAGGCGCGCCGGGCTCCGCTGATGCTGGAGATGACGGCCGGCGCGGTGGGCACCTCCGGGGTGACCGGTCGCCGGGGGCACGTGGTGGACCCGCACACCGGCGAGTCGGCCGACCAACTCCTCGCCGCCACCGTGGTGGGCCCGGACCTCGCGGTGGCCGACGCCTACGCCACCGCCCTCTACGCCGCCGGACCGGCCGGGCTGGCCTGGTTCCGCAGCGGCTCGGACTACCGCGTGCTCTTCGCCGACCGCCGACGGTAG
- the serA gene encoding phosphoglycerate dehydrogenase gives MNPVVLIAEELAPAAIEVLAHDFDVRHVDGTDRPALLSALSEADAVIVRSATQIDAEAIAAAPRLKVVARAGVGLDNVEVPAATARGVMVVNAPTSNIVSAAEQAVALLLAVARNTASASAALKAGEWKRSKYTGVEIQGKTVGVVGLGRIGVLFAQRIAAFGTRLIAYDPYIQPARAAQLGVRLVGLEELLRESDFISIHLPKTPETVGLIGEKELAIVKPGVRIVNAARGGLVDEQALADAIAEGRVAGAGVDVYAKEPCTSSPLFAFDNVVATPHLGASTHEAQDKAGLAVAKSVKLALQGEFVPDAVNVQAGGVVAEDVRPLLPLAEKLGRAFTAVAGGVAASVTVEVRGEVVTHDVSVLKLAATKGLFSSVVEEQVTYVNAPHLAAERGVEVALTTHAETTEHPNLVTVRGALPDGRTVSVSGTVTHAGTRDVIKLTEVDGFAVEIGAEGILVFLRYADRPGVVGTVGTLLGAAGVNIAAMQVARREAGGETLMTLTVDQALGADLLSSAADSIGAVAASAADLRDE, from the coding sequence ATGAATCCTGTCGTACTGATCGCCGAAGAACTCGCCCCCGCCGCCATTGAGGTGCTCGCACACGACTTCGACGTGCGTCACGTTGACGGCACCGACCGTCCGGCCCTGCTCTCCGCGCTCTCCGAGGCCGACGCGGTGATCGTACGCAGCGCCACGCAGATCGACGCCGAGGCGATCGCCGCCGCGCCGCGGCTGAAGGTGGTCGCCCGGGCCGGCGTCGGCCTGGACAACGTCGAGGTGCCGGCCGCCACCGCACGGGGCGTCATGGTCGTCAACGCGCCCACCTCCAACATCGTCTCCGCCGCGGAGCAGGCCGTCGCGCTGCTGCTCGCCGTGGCCCGCAACACCGCCAGCGCCAGCGCCGCGCTCAAGGCGGGGGAGTGGAAGCGGTCCAAGTACACCGGCGTGGAGATCCAGGGCAAGACCGTCGGCGTGGTCGGCCTCGGCCGCATCGGGGTGCTGTTCGCGCAGCGCATCGCCGCCTTCGGCACCCGGCTGATCGCGTACGACCCGTACATCCAGCCGGCCCGCGCCGCGCAGCTCGGCGTCCGCCTGGTCGGTCTGGAGGAGCTGCTGCGGGAGAGCGACTTCATCTCGATCCACCTGCCCAAGACGCCGGAGACGGTCGGCCTGATCGGCGAGAAGGAGCTGGCGATCGTCAAGCCGGGCGTCCGGATCGTCAACGCCGCCCGCGGTGGCCTGGTCGACGAGCAGGCCCTGGCCGACGCGATCGCCGAGGGCCGGGTCGCCGGCGCCGGCGTCGACGTGTACGCGAAGGAGCCCTGCACCTCCTCTCCGCTGTTCGCCTTCGACAACGTGGTGGCCACCCCGCACCTGGGCGCCTCCACTCACGAGGCGCAGGACAAGGCCGGCTTGGCCGTGGCCAAGAGCGTCAAGCTGGCGCTCCAGGGCGAGTTCGTGCCGGACGCGGTGAACGTGCAGGCCGGCGGTGTGGTGGCCGAGGACGTCCGGCCGCTGCTGCCGCTGGCCGAGAAGCTCGGCCGGGCCTTCACCGCGGTGGCCGGCGGGGTGGCCGCCAGCGTCACCGTCGAGGTGCGCGGCGAGGTCGTCACGCACGACGTGTCGGTGCTCAAGCTCGCCGCCACCAAGGGCCTGTTCAGCTCCGTCGTTGAGGAGCAGGTCACCTACGTCAACGCCCCGCACCTGGCCGCCGAGCGCGGGGTCGAGGTGGCGCTGACCACGCACGCCGAGACGACCGAGCACCCCAACCTGGTGACGGTGCGCGGCGCGCTGCCGGACGGCCGGACGGTCAGCGTCTCCGGCACGGTGACGCACGCCGGCACCCGTGACGTCATCAAGCTGACCGAGGTGGACGGTTTCGCCGTGGAGATCGGCGCGGAGGGCATCCTGGTCTTCCTGCGCTACGCCGACCGGCCGGGCGTGGTCGGCACCGTCGGCACCCTGCTCGGCGCGGCCGGGGTCAACATCGCGGCCATGCAGGTCGCCCGCCGGGAGGCCGGTGGCGAGACGCTGATGACGCTCACCGTCGACCAGGCGCTCGGCGCGGACCTGCTCAGCTCGGCCGCCGATTCGATCGGCGCGGTCGCGGCCAGCGCGGCCGACCTGCGCGACGAGTAG
- a CDS encoding tyrosine-protein phosphatase, whose translation MSGVDATDTPHRSPFPALFNFREVGGLTGQDGRTVRRRRLYRSDSLHRIDETDRAAFTALGIRTVIDLRRPTEVTRDGRVPAYDGLAYRHIHPEHQDWAEQPYSPGTSLARYLADRYADLARTGTAGLAEAVGLIADSANLPVVVHCVAGKDRTGIVCGLTLAALGVADDDIAADYALSTEASARFSAWVAATMPTAEELPPPFLASPAETMILFLTELRDGYGSIEGYLRHAGVTDTQLAALRDHLLD comes from the coding sequence GTGTCTGGGGTGGACGCCACGGACACTCCGCATCGGAGCCCCTTTCCCGCCCTGTTCAACTTCCGTGAGGTCGGCGGGCTGACCGGCCAGGACGGACGGACCGTCCGCCGGCGCCGGCTCTACCGCTCCGACTCGTTGCACCGGATCGACGAGACCGACCGGGCGGCGTTCACCGCTCTCGGCATCCGCACCGTGATCGATCTGCGCCGCCCCACCGAGGTGACCCGCGACGGCCGGGTGCCCGCGTACGACGGGCTCGCCTACCGACACATCCATCCCGAGCACCAGGACTGGGCCGAGCAGCCGTACTCACCGGGCACCAGCCTGGCCCGCTACCTGGCCGACCGGTACGCCGACCTCGCGCGGACCGGCACCGCCGGGCTGGCCGAGGCGGTCGGCCTGATCGCCGACAGCGCCAACCTGCCGGTGGTGGTGCACTGCGTCGCCGGCAAGGACCGCACCGGGATCGTCTGCGGCCTCACCCTGGCCGCGCTCGGCGTCGCCGACGACGACATCGCCGCCGACTACGCGCTGAGCACCGAGGCGTCCGCCCGGTTCAGCGCCTGGGTCGCGGCCACCATGCCGACGGCCGAGGAACTGCCGCCGCCGTTCCTCGCCTCCCCCGCCGAGACGATGATCCTGTTCCTCACCGAGTTGCGCGACGGGTACGGGTCGATCGAGGGCTACCTGCGCCACGCCGGCGTGACCGACACCCAACTGGCCGCGCTCCGCGACCACCTGCTCGACTGA
- a CDS encoding 3-isopropylmalate dehydrogenase, with protein sequence MARIAVVAGDGIGPEVVEPARKVIDAVLPGVTATEYDLGAARYHRTGEVLPDSVLDELAGHDAILLGAVGDPTVPPGVLERGLLLKLRFAFDQYVNLRPSRLWPGVPGPLAAVKPGEVDLVVVREGTEGLYAGAGGSLHRDTPAEVATEESLNTRHGVERVIRDAFARAGRRERRKVTLVHKTNVLTHAGSLWARAFEAVAAEHPDVATEYQHVDAAAMFLVTQPQRYDVVVTDNLFGDILTDIAAAVTGGIGLAASGCINPEGRYPSMFEPVHGSAPDIAGQGVADPVAAVLSAALLLDQLGHADAAARVTAAVATELAGRTPGAPVRTEEVGDRLAGYAVG encoded by the coding sequence GTGGCACGGATCGCGGTGGTGGCCGGGGACGGGATCGGACCCGAGGTGGTCGAGCCGGCCCGCAAGGTCATCGATGCCGTGCTGCCCGGCGTGACGGCCACCGAGTACGACCTCGGCGCGGCACGCTACCACCGTACCGGTGAGGTGCTGCCCGACTCGGTCCTCGACGAGCTGGCCGGCCACGACGCCATCCTGCTCGGCGCGGTCGGCGACCCGACGGTGCCGCCCGGCGTGCTGGAGCGCGGCCTGCTGCTCAAGCTCCGCTTCGCCTTCGACCAGTACGTCAACCTGCGCCCGTCGCGCCTCTGGCCCGGCGTGCCCGGGCCGCTGGCCGCCGTCAAGCCGGGCGAGGTCGACCTGGTCGTGGTCCGCGAGGGGACCGAGGGCCTGTACGCCGGCGCCGGCGGCTCGCTGCACCGGGACACCCCCGCCGAGGTGGCCACCGAGGAGAGCCTGAACACCCGGCACGGCGTCGAGCGGGTGATCCGGGACGCCTTCGCCCGGGCCGGCCGCCGGGAGCGCCGCAAGGTCACCCTGGTGCACAAGACCAACGTGCTGACCCACGCCGGCTCGCTGTGGGCGCGTGCCTTTGAGGCCGTCGCCGCCGAGCACCCGGACGTGGCCACCGAATACCAGCACGTCGACGCCGCCGCGATGTTCCTGGTCACCCAGCCCCAGCGGTACGACGTGGTGGTCACCGACAACCTCTTCGGCGACATCCTCACCGACATCGCCGCCGCGGTGACCGGCGGCATCGGGCTGGCGGCCAGCGGCTGCATCAACCCGGAGGGGCGCTACCCGTCGATGTTCGAGCCGGTGCACGGCTCCGCGCCGGACATCGCCGGCCAGGGCGTCGCCGACCCGGTCGCCGCGGTGCTCTCCGCCGCGCTCCTGCTCGACCAGCTCGGCCACGCCGACGCCGCCGCGCGGGTCACCGCCGCCGTCGCCACCGAGCTGGCCGGCCGTACCCCGGGGGCGCCGGTGCGCACCGAGGAGGTCGGCGACCGGCTCGCCGGGTACGCCGTAGGCTGA
- a CDS encoding branched-chain amino acid aminotransferase, with protein sequence MSGGDKLDFEIRPNPAPVSAADRAALLANPGFGRVFTDHMVTIRYADGKGWYDARVEARAPIPMDPAAAVLHYAQEIFEGLKAYRTADGGVTLFRPEANAARFVASAQRLAMPELPPATFVESLRRLVEIDKDWVPEDEDSTLYLRPFMFASEVFLGVRPANEYLYAVIASPAGAYFTGGVKPIMVWASPDYTRAAPGGTGAAKCGGNYASSLVAQAEAIEAGCDQVVFLDAVERRFIDELGGMNVFFVYDDNTLVTPPLTGTILPGITRDAVLTLAAEAGHRVQERPVSIADWQADAASGRLREVFACGTAAVITPIGGVRFPDGEFLVGGGEPGRFTMTLRQQLVDIQRGRVEDRHGWVHRVL encoded by the coding sequence ATGAGCGGTGGTGACAAGCTCGATTTCGAGATCCGTCCGAATCCCGCGCCGGTATCCGCCGCCGACCGGGCCGCCCTGCTGGCGAACCCCGGGTTCGGCCGGGTGTTCACCGACCACATGGTGACGATCCGGTACGCCGACGGCAAGGGCTGGTACGACGCCCGGGTGGAGGCGCGCGCCCCGATTCCGATGGACCCGGCCGCCGCGGTCCTGCACTACGCGCAGGAGATCTTCGAAGGGCTGAAGGCGTACCGGACCGCGGACGGGGGCGTGACCCTGTTCCGTCCGGAGGCGAACGCGGCCCGTTTCGTCGCGTCCGCCCAGCGGCTGGCCATGCCCGAGCTGCCGCCGGCGACGTTCGTCGAGTCGCTGCGCCGGCTGGTCGAGATCGACAAGGACTGGGTCCCGGAGGACGAGGACAGCACCCTCTACCTGCGGCCGTTCATGTTCGCCAGCGAGGTCTTCCTCGGCGTCCGCCCGGCCAACGAGTATCTCTACGCGGTCATCGCCTCCCCGGCCGGGGCCTACTTCACCGGCGGGGTCAAGCCGATCATGGTCTGGGCCTCCCCGGACTACACGCGAGCGGCGCCGGGTGGCACCGGCGCGGCCAAGTGCGGCGGCAACTACGCCTCCTCGCTGGTCGCCCAGGCCGAGGCGATCGAGGCGGGCTGCGACCAGGTGGTCTTCCTGGACGCGGTGGAGCGGCGCTTCATCGACGAGCTGGGCGGCATGAACGTCTTCTTCGTCTACGACGACAACACCCTGGTCACCCCGCCGCTCACCGGCACCATCCTGCCGGGCATCACCCGGGACGCGGTCCTGACCCTGGCCGCCGAGGCCGGGCACCGGGTGCAGGAACGGCCCGTCAGCATCGCCGACTGGCAGGCGGACGCGGCCAGCGGTCGGCTGCGCGAGGTGTTCGCCTGCGGCACCGCCGCCGTGATCACCCCGATCGGCGGGGTGCGCTTCCCCGACGGGGAGTTCCTCGTCGGCGGCGGCGAGCCGGGACGCTTCACGATGACCCTGCGGCAGCAGTTGGTCGACATCCAGCGCGGCCGGGTCGAGGACCGGCACGGCTGGGTGCATCGGGTGCTCTGA